The following proteins are co-located in the Theropithecus gelada isolate Dixy chromosome 19, Tgel_1.0, whole genome shotgun sequence genome:
- the NLRP7 gene encoding NACHT, LRR and PYD domains-containing protein 7 produces MSRKYRLEASPDLREFFSLNLRSHTWSTMTSPQLEWTLQTLLEQLNEDELKSFKSLLRALPLEDVLQQTRWSEVEEADGKKLAEILIHTSSENWIRSATVTVLEEMNLTELCKMAKAEMLEAGQVQEIDNPQLGDAEEDSELAKPGEKEGRRNSMQKQSLVWKNTFWQGDIDSFHDDVILRHQRFIPFLNPRTPGKLTPYTVVLHGPAGVGKTTLAKKCMLDWTDYNLSPMVRYAFYLSCKELSRMGPCSFAELISKDWPELQDDIPSILAQAQRILFVVDGLDELKVPPGALIQDICGDWTQQKPVPVLLGSLLKRKMLPKATLLVTTRPRALRDLQLLVQQPIYIRVEGFLESDRRAYFLRHFGDEDEALRAFELMRSNAALFQLGSAPAVCWIVCTTLKLQMEKGEDPAPTCLTSTGLFLRFLCSQFPQGAQLWGALRALSLLAAQGLWAQMSVLHGEDLESAGVQESDLRLFLDRDILRQDRVSKGCYSFIHLSFQQFLTALFYALEKEEEDRDGHAWDIGELQQCSITKRGCRYLSEALQEACSLTNLDLSLNQIARGLWILCQALENPNCNLKHLRLWSCSLMPFYCQHLGSALISNQKLETLDLGQNHLWKSGIIQLFRVLRQRTGSLKTLRLKTYETNLEIKKLLEEVKEKNPKLTIDCNASGATAPPCCDFFC; encoded by the exons ATGTCAAG AAAATACAGGCTGGAAGCAAGTCCAGACCTAAGGGAG tTCTTCAGCCTTAACCTAAGGTCTCATACGTGGAGCACTATGACATCGCCACAGCTCGAGTGGACGCTGCAGACCCTTCTGGAGCAGCTGAACGAGGATGAATTAAAGAGTTTCAAATCCCTCTTAAGGGCTCTTCCCCTGGAAGATGTGCTGCAGCAGACCCGGTGGTCTGAGGTGGAAGAGGCTGACGGCAAGAAGCTGGCAGAAATTCTAATCCACACGTCCTCAGAAAATTGGATAAGGAGTGCAACTGTGACTGTCTTGGAAGAGATGAACCTCACAGAATTGTGTAAGATGGCAAAGGCTGAGATGCTGG AGGCCGGACAGGTGCAAGAAATAGATAACCCTCAGCTGGGAGATGCAGAAGAAGACTCAGAGTTAGCAAAGCCAG GTGAAAAGGAGGGACGGAGAAATTCAATGCAGAAACAATCTTTGGTCTGGAAGAACACCTTTTGGCAAGGAGACATTGACAGTTTCCATGACGACGTCATTCTGAGACACCAGCGGTTCATTCCATTCTTGAATCCCAGAACACCCGGGAAGCTAACACCTTACACCGTGGTGCTGCACGGCCCCGCGGGCGTGGGGAAAACCACACTGGCCAAAAAGTGTATGCTGGACTGGACAGACTACAACCTCAGCCCGATGGTCAGATACGCTTTCTACCTCAGCTGCAAGGAGCTCAGCCGCATGGGCCCGTGCAGTTTTGCAGAGCTGATCTCCAAAGACTGGCCTGAATTGCAGGATGACATTCCAAGCATCCTAGCCCAAGCACAGAGAATCCTGTTCGTGGTTGACGGCCTCGATGAGCTGAAAGTCCCACCTGGGGCGCTGATCCAGGACATCTGCGGGGACTGGACGCAGCAGAAGCCGGTGCCGGTCCTCCTGGGGAGTTTACTGAAGAGGAAGATGTTACCCAAGGCAACCCTGCTGGTCACCACGCGGCCCAGGGCCCTGAGGGACCTCCAGCTCCTGGTGCAGCAGCCGATCTACATAAGGGTGGAGGGGTTCCTGGAGTCGGACAGGAGGGCCTATTTCCTGAGACACTTTGGAGACGAGGACGAAGCCCTGCGTGCCTTTGAGCTGATGAGGAGCAACGCGGCCCTGTTCCAGCTGGGCTCGGCGCCCGCGGTGTGCTGGATCGTGTGCACGACTCTGAAGCTGCAGATGGAGAAGGGGGAGGACCCGGCCCCCACCTGCCTCACCAGCACGGGGCTGTTCCTGCGCTTCCTCTGCAGCCAGTTCCCGCAGGGCGCACAGCTCTGGGGCGCGCTGCGGGCGCTGAGCCTCCTGGCCGCGCAGGGTTTGTGGGCGCAGATGTCCGTGCTCCACGGAGAGGACCTGGAAAGCGCTGGGGTGCAGGAGTCCGACCTCCGCCTGTTCCTGGACAGAGACATCCTCCGCCAGGACAGAGTCTCCAAAGGCTGCTACTCCttcatccacctcagcttccagcaGTTTCTCACTGCGCTGTTCTACGccctggagaaggaggaggaggacagggacGGCCATGCCTGGGACATTGGGGA GTTGCAGCAATGCAGCATAACCAAGCGTGGCTGTAGATATCTCTCAGAGGCACTGCAAGAAGCCTGCAGCCTCACAAACCTGGACTTGAGTCTCAACCAGATAGCTCGTGGATTGTGGATTCTCTGTCAGGCGTTAGAGAATCCAAACTGTAACCTAAAACACCTACG CCTCTGGAGCTGCTCCCTCATGCCTTTCTATTGTCAGCATCTTGGATCTGCTCTCATCAGCAATCAGAAGCTTGAAACTCTGGACCTGGGCCAGAATCATTTGTGGAAGAGTGGCATAATTCAGCTCTTTAGGGTTCTAAGACAAAGAACTGGATCCTTGAAGACACTCAg GTTGAAGACCTATGAAACTAATTTGGAAATCAAGAAGCTGTTGgaggaagtgaaagaaaagaatccTAAGCTGACAATTGATTGCAATGCTTCCGGGGCAACGGCACCTCCGTGCTGTGACTTTTTTTGCTGA